In a genomic window of Glycine max cultivar Williams 82 chromosome 13, Glycine_max_v4.0, whole genome shotgun sequence:
- the LOC100800475 gene encoding mediator of RNA polymerase II transcription subunit 1 isoform X2, with the protein MERSEPALVPEWLRSAGSVAGAGSSAQQFASSSGHTDSLSVAHHSRNRSSKNGSDFDSARSVFLERTSSSNSRRSSINGSAKHAYSSFNRSHRDKDRDREKDRSSFGDHWDCDGSDPLANLFPGRMERDTLRRSHSMVSRKQSEVIPRRVAVDTKSGGSHQNNSNGILSGSNVSSSIQKAVFDKDFPSLSTEEKQGIAEVVRVSSPGLGAAVSQSLPVGSSALIGGEGWTSALAEVPAIIGSSSTGSLSVQQTVNTTSGSVAPSTTAGLNMAEALAQTPSRARSAPQVHNSEKSKPKTAIRNADMNVVTKTVPQQPSALHIASQSVRSVNAKVDTPKTSGKFTDLKSVVWENGASPTSKDVSNPTNYSNSKPGNQHAVASGAASAPLRNPNNLKSPTERKPSSMDLKLGSNLEKKHSISQVQSRNDFFNLIKKKTLMNCSAVLPDSGPMVSSPAMEKSGEVNREIVNPSASPQSLGNGTELTSNGTHAHEVIHRISDNEEKESNPSVTIYPEEEEAAFLRSLGWEENSDEDEGLTEEEINAFYQECKKLDPTAFKLSQGMQPKLSKLFESYASNLRESSAELSSSDPGSEA; encoded by the exons ATGGAAAGAAGTGAACCTGCATTAGTTCCAGAATGGTTGAGAAGTGCTGGAAGTGTTGCCGGGGCTGGCAGTTCAGCCCAACAGTTTGCCTCCTCATCTGGTCATACTG ATTCTCTTTCCGTAGCTCATCACTCAAGGAATAGATCTTCTAAGAATGGTAGTGATTTTGATAGTGCTCGTTCTGTGTTTCTTGAACGGACATCCTCATCAAATTCCCGGAGGAGTTCTATAAATGGTTCTGCCAAGCATGCCTACAGTAGTTTCAACAGAAGTCATCGTGACAAGGACCGTGACAGAGAGAAAGATAGATCCAGTTTTGGAGATCACTGGGACTGTGATGGTTCTGACCCATTGGCCAACCTCTTTCCTGGAAGGATGGAGAGGGATACATTGCGGCGTTCTCATTCAATGGTTTCTAGGAAACAGAGTGAAGTTATACCTCGTAGAGTTGCTGTTGATACTAAATCTGGTGGCAGCCATCAGAACAATAGCAATGGAATACTTTCTGGGAGTAATGTTAGTAGCAGCATTCAGAAAGCTGTGTTTGACAAGGATTTTCCGTCACTTAGTACTGAAGAGAAGCAGGGAATAGCTGAAGTGGTGAGGGTTTCATCTCCTGGTTTGGGTGCCGCTGTCAGTCAGAGTCTACCTGTTGGTAGTTCAGCTTTGATTGGAGGGGAGGGATGGACATCTGCACTGGCCGAGGTACCCGCTATAATTGGGAGTAGCAGTACGGGATctttatcagttcaacaaaCTGTTAATACAACATCTGGGTCTGTAGCACCAAGTACAACAGCTGGTCTTAATATGGCTGAGGCATTGGCACAGACTCCATCCCGAGCTCGCTCTGCTCCCCAG GTTCATAATTCTGAGAAATCAAAGCCCAAAACAGCTATCAGAAATGCTGATATGAATGTAGTTACCAAGACTGTGCCACAGCAACCGTCTGCATTGCACATTGCAAGCCAATCTGTTCGCAGTGTTAATGCCAAAGTTGATACTCCAAAGACATCTGGGAAGTTTACTGATCTCAAATCAGTAGTGTGGGAAAATGGTGCTTCCCCTACCTCTAAGGATGTATCAAATCCAACAAATTATTCTAACAGCAAACCAGGAAATCAACATGCTGTTGCTTCAGGAGCTGCCTCTGCACCATTGAGGAACCCAAATAACCTAAAATCCCCTACGGAGCGGAAGCCATCTTCTATGGATTTGAAATTAGGTTCCAATTTGGAGAAGAAACATTCCATCTCTCAAGTGCAGAGCCGGAATGATTTCTTCAATCTCATTAAGAAGAAAACATTGATGAACTGCTCTGCAGTTCTTCCAGATTCTGGCCCGATGGTTTCATCTCCTGCGATGGAGAAATCTGGTGAAGTAAATAGGGAAATAGTTAACCCTTCTGCAAGTCCCCAGTCTCTTGGAAATGGTACTGAACTGACCAGCAATGGTACCCATGCTCATGAAGTGATTCACAGAATTTCTGATAATGAGGAGAAAGAATCAAATCCCAGTGTTACAATATATCCCGAGGAGGAAGAAGCTGCTTTCCTTCGTTCTCTTGGCTGGGAGGAGAACTCAGATGAGGATGAAGGCCTTACAGAGGAGGAAATCAATGCTTTCTATCAAGAG TGCAAGAAATTGGACCCAACTGCATTCAAGCTAAGCCAGGGAATGCAGCCAAAGCTGTCCAAGTTGTTTGAATCTTATGCATCTAACTTGCGTGAATCTTCTGCTGAGTTGAGCTCTTCTGATCCCGGATCTGAAGCTTGA
- the LOC100800475 gene encoding uncharacterized protein isoform X1, which produces MERSEPALVPEWLRSAGSVAGAGSSAQQFASSSGHTDSLSVAHHSRNRSSKNGSDFDSARSVFLERTSSSNSRRSSINGSAKHAYSSFNRSHRDKDRDREKDRSSFGDHWDCDGSDPLANLFPGRMERDTLRRSHSMVSRKQSEVIPRRVAVDTKSGGSHQNNSNGILSGSNVSSSIQKAVFDKDFPSLSTEEKQGIAEVVRVSSPGLGAAVSQSLPVGSSALIGGEGWTSALAEVPAIIGSSSTGSLSVQQTVNTTSGSVAPSTTAGLNMAEALAQTPSRARSAPQVLVKTQRLEELAIKQSRQLIPVTPSMPKASVHNSEKSKPKTAIRNADMNVVTKTVPQQPSALHIASQSVRSVNAKVDTPKTSGKFTDLKSVVWENGASPTSKDVSNPTNYSNSKPGNQHAVASGAASAPLRNPNNLKSPTERKPSSMDLKLGSNLEKKHSISQVQSRNDFFNLIKKKTLMNCSAVLPDSGPMVSSPAMEKSGEVNREIVNPSASPQSLGNGTELTSNGTHAHEVIHRISDNEEKESNPSVTIYPEEEEAAFLRSLGWEENSDEDEGLTEEEINAFYQECKKLDPTAFKLSQGMQPKLSKLFESYASNLRESSAELSSSDPGSEA; this is translated from the exons ATGGAAAGAAGTGAACCTGCATTAGTTCCAGAATGGTTGAGAAGTGCTGGAAGTGTTGCCGGGGCTGGCAGTTCAGCCCAACAGTTTGCCTCCTCATCTGGTCATACTG ATTCTCTTTCCGTAGCTCATCACTCAAGGAATAGATCTTCTAAGAATGGTAGTGATTTTGATAGTGCTCGTTCTGTGTTTCTTGAACGGACATCCTCATCAAATTCCCGGAGGAGTTCTATAAATGGTTCTGCCAAGCATGCCTACAGTAGTTTCAACAGAAGTCATCGTGACAAGGACCGTGACAGAGAGAAAGATAGATCCAGTTTTGGAGATCACTGGGACTGTGATGGTTCTGACCCATTGGCCAACCTCTTTCCTGGAAGGATGGAGAGGGATACATTGCGGCGTTCTCATTCAATGGTTTCTAGGAAACAGAGTGAAGTTATACCTCGTAGAGTTGCTGTTGATACTAAATCTGGTGGCAGCCATCAGAACAATAGCAATGGAATACTTTCTGGGAGTAATGTTAGTAGCAGCATTCAGAAAGCTGTGTTTGACAAGGATTTTCCGTCACTTAGTACTGAAGAGAAGCAGGGAATAGCTGAAGTGGTGAGGGTTTCATCTCCTGGTTTGGGTGCCGCTGTCAGTCAGAGTCTACCTGTTGGTAGTTCAGCTTTGATTGGAGGGGAGGGATGGACATCTGCACTGGCCGAGGTACCCGCTATAATTGGGAGTAGCAGTACGGGATctttatcagttcaacaaaCTGTTAATACAACATCTGGGTCTGTAGCACCAAGTACAACAGCTGGTCTTAATATGGCTGAGGCATTGGCACAGACTCCATCCCGAGCTCGCTCTGCTCCCCAG GTGCTAGTCAAAACCCAAAGGCTTGAGGAACTGGCTATCAAGCAGTCAAGACAGTTGATTCCAGTAACACCCTCAATGCCTAAAGCTTCG GTTCATAATTCTGAGAAATCAAAGCCCAAAACAGCTATCAGAAATGCTGATATGAATGTAGTTACCAAGACTGTGCCACAGCAACCGTCTGCATTGCACATTGCAAGCCAATCTGTTCGCAGTGTTAATGCCAAAGTTGATACTCCAAAGACATCTGGGAAGTTTACTGATCTCAAATCAGTAGTGTGGGAAAATGGTGCTTCCCCTACCTCTAAGGATGTATCAAATCCAACAAATTATTCTAACAGCAAACCAGGAAATCAACATGCTGTTGCTTCAGGAGCTGCCTCTGCACCATTGAGGAACCCAAATAACCTAAAATCCCCTACGGAGCGGAAGCCATCTTCTATGGATTTGAAATTAGGTTCCAATTTGGAGAAGAAACATTCCATCTCTCAAGTGCAGAGCCGGAATGATTTCTTCAATCTCATTAAGAAGAAAACATTGATGAACTGCTCTGCAGTTCTTCCAGATTCTGGCCCGATGGTTTCATCTCCTGCGATGGAGAAATCTGGTGAAGTAAATAGGGAAATAGTTAACCCTTCTGCAAGTCCCCAGTCTCTTGGAAATGGTACTGAACTGACCAGCAATGGTACCCATGCTCATGAAGTGATTCACAGAATTTCTGATAATGAGGAGAAAGAATCAAATCCCAGTGTTACAATATATCCCGAGGAGGAAGAAGCTGCTTTCCTTCGTTCTCTTGGCTGGGAGGAGAACTCAGATGAGGATGAAGGCCTTACAGAGGAGGAAATCAATGCTTTCTATCAAGAG TGCAAGAAATTGGACCCAACTGCATTCAAGCTAAGCCAGGGAATGCAGCCAAAGCTGTCCAAGTTGTTTGAATCTTATGCATCTAACTTGCGTGAATCTTCTGCTGAGTTGAGCTCTTCTGATCCCGGATCTGAAGCTTGA